A portion of the Fibrobacter sp. genome contains these proteins:
- a CDS encoding ACT domain-containing protein: MKIPQVSVFVSNRPGRLQAVCRSLADAGVNLLSLTLADSGEFGLIRLIVSDPEKAVDVLAKAGLSATITDVVACPVNAAIGGLAELLSTAVGSQQIDYMYAYPSTLNGSNIMILRFQDVDKAIEALKATNFKAISKEELLG; this comes from the coding sequence ATGAAGATTCCGCAAGTATCCGTTTTCGTATCGAACCGTCCGGGCCGTCTCCAGGCCGTGTGCCGTTCCCTCGCCGACGCCGGCGTGAACCTGCTTTCGCTCACGCTTGCCGACTCGGGCGAATTCGGCCTCATCCGCCTTATCGTCAGTGACCCGGAAAAGGCCGTTGACGTGCTCGCCAAGGCGGGCCTCAGCGCCACCATCACCGACGTGGTAGCCTGCCCCGTGAACGCGGCCATCGGCGGCCTCGCCGAACTGCTCTCCACCGCGGTCGGTAGCCAGCAGATCGACTACATGTACGCCTACCCCTCCACCCTGAACGGCAGCAACATCATGATTCTGCGCTTCCAGGACGTGGACAAGGCCATCGAAGCCCTGAAGGCAACGAACTTCAAGGCCATCAGCAAGGAAGAACTGCTGGGATAA